A window of Hymenobacter aerilatus contains these coding sequences:
- a CDS encoding M56 family metallopeptidase: protein MNWLEQTLSPALVRALGWTLLHSLWQGAVVALALVGLLLLLRRHSAQVRYTTAAVALLTLLVLSAVTFSKYYLLATPVAPVPAAVTYEVVNLAASTGTGEVASKLPTAAPVATTSVWQRSLLYFDQNMPVLVAAWLLGLLAMTLRLLGGLAYVQRLRHYRVQPLGQDWQRRLAELAQRAGLQRPVQLLESARVKAPLVVGHLQPVILLPLGTVTGLSQTYMEAILAHELAHIARRDYLMNLLQSVAEILFFYHPAVWFMTACLRTERENCCDDMAITLVGGNPLTLARALAALAEHTVAPKVTPQLALSAVGPNGSLLGRIRRLVQGRTAPTFTEGFMAACVVLVGLVLLSTAVTLAGPRAATNTSDTLVAASEAAAVEPDPVLVRETTALAPAAAPTEMRILSISADGKALAQIGAMQVSFDTTLNPNVMRQLRALGRIEGNGNGTVVIKKDKKGRLKELYVDGSRVELEESKGKKAKGEQVQVVQLPPLAKSNISIDLNEMTRNALRQAERELNQIDINAITEDALAEANRELRLVDIQWNVNQALREVDKEYREARKNATTEDEIEKLEEQWQSKRHEVDKALRNLVEDRHEIQIELNKRQRKLDEAHREVEESRREMEESRRDMEESRREAEEERRNALDEALETALLKDGLIKSADNYQLRLSATELTVNGTKQSATLQKKYLALYESASGRKLSGTGSVNINKNSTGRTNIISGPRGSTRLSASVTRSGTGRVMPTPPAPPAPPAAPGTPAMPAPPAPPAAPAAPNVPVPPAPPTPPTLGTDELRTQLRKDGLLGANEKSFQFQLDKNGLRVNGKPQPAAMTAKYRRIYDIPTSGNSNRTVQVSVSE from the coding sequence ATGAACTGGCTCGAACAAACCCTTTCGCCCGCCTTAGTACGCGCCTTAGGCTGGACGCTGCTCCACTCGCTCTGGCAAGGTGCCGTAGTGGCCCTAGCTTTGGTAGGACTCTTGCTGCTCCTGCGCCGCCACAGTGCGCAGGTACGCTATACCACGGCCGCTGTAGCCCTGCTCACGCTGCTGGTGCTGTCGGCCGTTACATTTAGCAAATACTACCTGCTGGCAACGCCTGTAGCACCGGTACCAGCTGCTGTCACCTATGAGGTAGTGAACCTAGCAGCGTCTACTGGCACGGGTGAGGTAGCTTCGAAGCTACCTACCGCCGCGCCGGTAGCCACTACATCGGTATGGCAGCGCAGCCTGCTCTATTTTGATCAAAACATGCCGGTGCTAGTGGCAGCCTGGTTGCTGGGTCTGCTGGCCATGACGCTACGCCTGCTGGGCGGACTAGCCTACGTGCAACGTCTGCGTCACTACCGCGTGCAGCCCCTGGGGCAGGACTGGCAGCGCCGATTGGCGGAGCTGGCCCAGCGCGCTGGCTTGCAGCGCCCCGTGCAACTGCTGGAATCGGCCAGGGTGAAGGCGCCGCTGGTGGTAGGGCACCTGCAGCCCGTGATTCTGCTGCCGCTGGGTACCGTCACGGGGCTGAGTCAGACATATATGGAAGCTATTCTGGCCCACGAACTGGCCCACATAGCGCGCCGCGACTACTTGATGAATCTGCTACAATCTGTGGCCGAAATCCTGTTTTTCTATCATCCTGCGGTGTGGTTTATGACGGCCTGCCTGCGCACCGAGCGCGAAAACTGCTGCGACGACATGGCAATTACCTTGGTAGGCGGCAACCCCCTCACCTTGGCCCGCGCCCTGGCTGCACTAGCGGAGCACACCGTAGCACCAAAAGTCACCCCACAGCTGGCTTTGTCGGCAGTAGGGCCCAATGGCTCGTTGCTGGGCCGTATTCGGCGGCTGGTGCAGGGCCGCACGGCCCCTACCTTCACGGAGGGCTTTATGGCCGCCTGCGTAGTGCTGGTGGGGCTAGTGCTGCTGAGCACAGCCGTAACGCTGGCCGGCCCGCGCGCCGCGACCAATACGTCTGATACTCTTGTAGCCGCTTCCGAAGCAGCTGCAGTGGAACCGGACCCTGTGCTGGTGCGCGAGACGACGGCCCTAGCACCGGCCGCGGCGCCCACCGAAATGCGCATTCTCAGTATCTCGGCTGATGGCAAAGCGCTGGCGCAGATTGGCGCCATGCAGGTGAGCTTCGACACAACCCTGAACCCAAACGTAATGCGCCAACTGCGTGCGTTGGGACGCATTGAGGGTAACGGCAACGGTACCGTAGTCATCAAAAAAGACAAGAAAGGCCGCCTGAAAGAGCTGTACGTAGATGGTAGCCGCGTGGAGTTGGAAGAGTCCAAAGGCAAAAAGGCTAAAGGCGAGCAGGTGCAGGTAGTGCAGTTGCCTCCTCTAGCTAAGAGCAATATCAGTATCGACCTAAATGAGATGACGCGTAATGCATTGAGACAGGCCGAACGCGAGTTGAATCAAATAGATATAAATGCTATTACTGAAGATGCTTTAGCCGAAGCAAATCGTGAACTCAGATTAGTTGATATTCAATGGAATGTAAACCAGGCATTACGAGAGGTAGACAAGGAATACAGAGAAGCACGAAAGAATGCGACAACTGAAGACGAAATAGAAAAGCTAGAGGAGCAATGGCAGAGCAAACGCCATGAAGTAGATAAAGCTCTTAGAAATCTAGTAGAAGATCGGCACGAGATTCAAATTGAATTGAATAAACGTCAGCGTAAACTTGACGAAGCTCATCGGGAGGTAGAGGAATCGCGCCGCGAGATGGAAGAAAGCCGCCGCGACATGGAGGAATCGCGCCGAGAAGCCGAAGAGGAGCGACGCAATGCATTGGATGAAGCCTTGGAAACTGCGTTGCTGAAGGACGGCCTGATTAAATCTGCCGATAACTATCAGCTGCGACTGAGCGCAACAGAGCTGACCGTAAACGGCACCAAGCAGTCGGCCACGCTACAGAAGAAATACCTGGCGCTCTACGAATCGGCTAGCGGACGCAAGCTGAGCGGCACGGGTTCCGTGAACATCAACAAGAACAGCACGGGCCGCACCAACATTATCAGCGGGCCGCGGGGTAGCACGCGGCTGTCTGCCTCCGTAACGCGCTCCGGCACCGGTCGAGTGATGCCTACCCCGCCCGCGCCACCTGCCCCGCCGGCAGCGCCCGGTACGCCTGCCATGCCCGCTCCGCCGGCCCCACCGGCTGCTCCAGCCGCACCTAACGTGCCGGTCCCACCCGCGCCGCCTACCCCACCCACGCTCGGTACTGATGAACTACGCACGCAGCTGCGCAAAGACGGACTATTGGGAGCCAATGAAAAGAGCTTCCAGTTTCAGCTGGATAAAAATGGCCTGCGTGTAAACGGCAAGCCACAACCGGCGGCAATGACGGCCAAATACCGCCGGATCTATGACATACCCACTAGCGGCAACTCCAACCGCACGGTGCAAGTGTCAGTAAGCGAATGA
- a CDS encoding BlaI/MecI/CopY family transcriptional regulator: protein MSDTPIPKPTESELEILQVLWQQGPSTVRFVNDELNRKREVGYTTTLKLLQLMLDKGLVLRDDDARTHVYRAAVRQEETQSLLLDRFVEQAFGGSAMKLVMQALGGGRTSQAELEQIRNLLNELGDTDNPNADKQ from the coding sequence ATGTCCGATACCCCCATCCCCAAGCCTACCGAATCGGAGCTGGAAATCCTGCAGGTGCTCTGGCAACAGGGTCCCAGCACCGTGCGCTTCGTGAACGACGAGCTGAACCGCAAGCGCGAAGTAGGCTACACCACCACGCTCAAGCTGCTGCAGCTGATGCTCGACAAGGGCCTAGTACTGCGCGACGACGATGCCCGCACGCACGTCTACCGCGCTGCCGTGCGGCAGGAAGAAACCCAGAGCCTGTTGCTCGACCGGTTTGTGGAGCAGGCCTTTGGTGGCTCGGCTATGAAGTTGGTGATGCAGGCCCTTGGCGGCGGCCGCACCTCGCAAGCTGAGCTGGAGCAGATCCGGAATCTGTTAAATGAACTAGGCGATACCGACAATCCTAACGCAGACAAGCAATGA
- a CDS encoding TlpA disulfide reductase family protein — protein MSIFLLLALLVGCKQEKKEKYSYKIVADIKECKDCYVRLFFMHNPDGNDLIDSTAARDGRFTLQGKIAQPGFYKIFYQSQTDKNIADWLTVYLPADSVHIKTIGSSAQTKFHKVSDADPPQKHVVISSPSPLQKELEQYFLLEDSLSHQFSVDIELIKAKFTQTFDSGDKVLVEQWADSIKNFEYRFPSYLAAAAHLFVQQHPTSVVSLYAMLGNRGDLPSVERFRQYYQAMPIELQQSFYGKRLNEALAEGEERNVNNQRFVGQRVQSLAGKTPDGKELNAEQIFRQNKLTLVEFWASWCGPCRMEIPKYYSLQKQYNDKGFGMVGVSLDTNHNKWMQAIAEDSLQMHHLSELKGTRGEDIQRFGINAIPANLLVDETGKIVAVDIPYPKLKKKLQSTL, from the coding sequence TTGTCGATTTTTCTCCTGCTAGCCTTGCTTGTAGGGTGCAAGCAAGAAAAAAAAGAGAAATACAGTTACAAAATAGTTGCTGATATAAAAGAATGTAAAGACTGCTACGTCAGGCTGTTTTTTATGCACAATCCTGATGGTAACGATCTTATTGATAGTACAGCAGCTCGAGACGGACGTTTTACATTGCAAGGAAAAATTGCCCAGCCTGGCTTCTATAAAATATTCTATCAAAGTCAAACGGATAAGAATATAGCAGATTGGTTGACGGTATATCTGCCAGCAGACTCCGTTCATATTAAGACTATAGGAAGTAGCGCTCAGACGAAGTTTCACAAGGTGTCTGATGCTGATCCTCCCCAGAAACATGTAGTCATTTCCTCCCCTTCTCCCTTGCAAAAGGAGTTGGAGCAGTATTTTTTATTGGAAGACAGCCTCAGCCATCAATTCTCTGTAGACATAGAACTGATCAAGGCTAAGTTTACTCAGACCTTCGACTCGGGCGATAAGGTGTTGGTCGAACAGTGGGCCGATTCTATCAAAAACTTCGAATACAGGTTCCCTAGCTACTTAGCTGCGGCTGCTCATCTGTTTGTTCAACAACATCCTACCTCCGTGGTGTCGCTCTACGCCATGCTCGGCAACCGTGGCGACCTGCCATCGGTGGAGCGCTTCCGCCAATATTACCAAGCCATGCCTATCGAGTTGCAGCAAAGCTTTTATGGTAAGAGGCTGAATGAGGCATTGGCTGAAGGTGAAGAGCGCAACGTAAACAATCAGCGCTTTGTAGGCCAGCGCGTGCAAAGCTTGGCGGGCAAGACCCCAGATGGTAAGGAACTGAATGCCGAACAGATATTTAGACAGAATAAGCTGACGCTAGTCGAGTTCTGGGCTAGCTGGTGTGGCCCCTGCCGCATGGAGATACCCAAGTATTATAGCTTACAGAAGCAGTACAACGACAAAGGTTTTGGCATGGTAGGCGTCTCGCTGGACACCAACCACAATAAATGGATGCAAGCCATTGCCGAGGACAGTCTGCAAATGCATCACCTATCAGAACTGAAAGGGACTCGTGGGGAGGATATACAGCGGTTTGGCATCAATGCCATTCCGGCCAACCTGCTTGTAGACGAGACGGGCAAAATCGTGGCTGTCGACATTCCCTACCCTAAGCTCAAAAAGAAGCTGCAAAGCACCTTGTAA
- a CDS encoding TlpA family protein disulfide reductase — MQKELEEYFIIQDSLWHQFFVDRELVRAKFAQTFDSGNKALVEQWADSVRNFEYKVSGYYAAAAHVFAQQYPASVVTLYAMLNNRGDRPSTERFRQYYQAMPVELQQSFYGRKLDKELARNEKRDVNNQRFVGQRVQSLAGKNPDGKELDAEQIFQQNKFTLVEFWASWCGPCRMEMPKYYSLHKQYQGKGFGMVGVSLDTNHNKWQNAIAEDSLQMHHLSELKGTSGEDMQRFGINAIPANLLVDETGKIVAVDIPYPKLKKKLQQDL; from the coding sequence TTGCAAAAGGAATTAGAAGAGTATTTCATCATACAAGACAGTTTGTGGCATCAATTCTTTGTAGATAGAGAACTAGTCAGAGCCAAGTTTGCCCAGACCTTCGACTCAGGCAACAAAGCCTTAGTGGAGCAGTGGGCCGACTCCGTTAGAAACTTTGAGTACAAGGTTTCCGGCTACTACGCCGCGGCTGCTCATGTATTCGCGCAACAGTACCCCGCCTCCGTAGTGACACTCTACGCCATGCTCAACAACCGCGGCGACCGGCCCTCGACGGAGCGCTTCCGCCAGTACTATCAGGCCATGCCTGTTGAGTTGCAACAAAGCTTCTACGGTCGAAAGCTAGACAAGGAACTGGCCAGAAACGAAAAGCGCGACGTGAACAACCAGCGCTTTGTGGGCCAGCGGGTACAGAGTCTGGCCGGTAAGAACCCGGACGGAAAGGAACTAGATGCCGAGCAGATCTTTCAGCAGAATAAGTTTACACTGGTCGAGTTCTGGGCCAGTTGGTGCGGCCCCTGCCGCATGGAGATGCCCAAGTACTACAGCCTGCACAAACAGTACCAGGGCAAAGGCTTTGGCATGGTAGGCGTCTCGCTAGACACCAACCACAACAAGTGGCAAAATGCCATTGCCGAGGACAGCTTGCAAATGCATCACCTATCAGAGTTGAAAGGCACGAGCGGGGAGGATATGCAGCGGTTTGGCATCAATGCCATTCCGGCCAATCTGCTCGTAGACGAGACGGGCAAGATTGTGGCCGTGGACATTCCCTACCCTAAGCTCAAAAAGAAACTGCAACAGGATTTGTAG
- a CDS encoding YciI family protein: MQQYLITAYDYTDPEALQRRLAVRENHLAGARRLKATGNFLTGGAILDADGKMIGSMMVAQFATPEELAAWQRDEPYLTGRVWEKVDIRPFRMADV, from the coding sequence ATGCAACAATACCTGATTACTGCCTACGATTACACCGACCCTGAGGCCCTGCAACGTCGCCTTGCGGTGCGCGAAAACCACTTGGCTGGTGCGCGTCGGCTCAAAGCAACCGGCAACTTCCTCACCGGCGGCGCTATTTTGGATGCCGATGGTAAGATGATCGGCTCTATGATGGTGGCGCAGTTTGCCACTCCCGAAGAGCTGGCTGCCTGGCAGCGCGATGAGCCCTACCTCACCGGCCGCGTGTGGGAGAAGGTAGATATACGGCCCTTTCGGATGGCCGATGTGTGA
- a CDS encoding ABC transporter ATP-binding protein: protein MLKIENLTKSYTSGGRALTVLQNVSFELMAGDTLAIIGSSGSGKTTLLGLCAGLDRATSGSVWLNGIQLDTLTEDQRAAVRNEHVGFIFQNFQLLPTLTALENVLVPLELRGISNGTATAQGLLERVGLGGRGHHYPTQLSGGEQQRVSLARAFANRPKILFADEPTGNLDAETSATVEELLFELNREAGTTLVLVTHDPELANKTQRVIRLKGGQLVSDSL, encoded by the coding sequence GTGCTCAAAATAGAAAATCTTACCAAGTCCTACACCAGCGGCGGCCGGGCGCTTACGGTGCTCCAAAACGTTAGTTTTGAGCTGATGGCTGGCGATACGCTAGCGATTATTGGCTCGTCGGGGAGCGGCAAAACGACGCTGCTGGGTCTATGCGCCGGCCTCGACCGCGCCACTTCGGGCAGCGTGTGGCTCAACGGTATTCAACTCGATACTCTCACGGAAGACCAGCGGGCAGCCGTGCGCAACGAGCATGTGGGCTTTATCTTCCAGAATTTCCAACTGTTGCCTACCCTCACAGCCCTCGAAAACGTGTTGGTGCCGTTGGAGCTGCGCGGCATCTCGAATGGCACTGCCACGGCCCAAGGTCTGCTGGAGCGGGTAGGGCTGGGCGGGCGCGGCCACCACTACCCTACCCAGCTTTCGGGCGGCGAGCAGCAGCGCGTGTCCTTGGCGCGGGCGTTTGCCAACCGACCCAAAATTCTTTTCGCCGACGAGCCCACCGGCAACCTCGACGCCGAAACCAGCGCCACGGTAGAAGAACTGCTATTTGAGCTGAACCGCGAAGCCGGCACTACATTGGTCTTGGTGACACACGACCCGGAGCTGGCCAACAAAACCCAGCGCGTGATTCGGCTGAAAGGCGGGCAGCTGGTTTCTGATAGCCTGTAA
- a CDS encoding arylesterase, which produces MKLIWTFFSCWLLLALASCSTNDSQTTTETPPAAGKPAAPSAAGKPTVLFFGNSLTAGLGVEPDEAFPALIGQKIDSAGLSYTVVNAGLSGETTAGGRSRVGWVLRKPVAVFVLELGGNDGLRGIPLTDTRRNLQAIIDTVRQLSPQAQIVLAGMQIPPNLGADYAAKFKQLYGELARKNNLVLIPFLLEGVGGVAKFNQRDGIHPTPAGHRLVARTVWGILQPVLQQPQPAAGS; this is translated from the coding sequence ATGAAACTTATCTGGACCTTTTTTAGCTGCTGGCTACTACTCGCGCTGGCCAGCTGTAGCACCAACGACTCCCAAACCACCACCGAAACGCCGCCCGCGGCCGGCAAACCCGCCGCCCCCTCTGCCGCTGGCAAACCTACCGTGCTATTCTTCGGCAACAGCCTCACCGCTGGCCTAGGCGTGGAGCCCGACGAAGCCTTCCCGGCCCTGATCGGCCAGAAAATTGACTCGGCGGGCCTGAGCTATACGGTGGTGAATGCCGGATTAAGTGGTGAAACCACCGCCGGCGGCCGCAGCCGGGTAGGGTGGGTGTTGCGCAAGCCGGTAGCGGTGTTTGTGCTGGAACTGGGCGGAAATGACGGCTTGCGTGGCATCCCGCTCACTGACACGCGCCGCAACCTGCAAGCCATCATCGACACGGTGCGGCAGCTGAGCCCGCAGGCGCAGATTGTACTGGCCGGCATGCAAATTCCGCCCAACCTGGGCGCCGACTATGCCGCCAAGTTCAAGCAACTCTACGGCGAATTGGCCCGCAAAAACAACCTCGTGCTAATACCCTTCCTGCTCGAAGGGGTAGGGGGCGTGGCCAAATTCAACCAACGCGACGGCATCCACCCCACGCCCGCCGGCCACCGGCTGGTGGCGCGTACGGTCTGGGGAATCTTGCAGCCCGTGTTGCAACAGCCCCAGCCAGCGGCGGGTAGCTAA
- a CDS encoding ABC transporter permease: MTNFIWLWRMAWRDSRRSRSRLLLFSAAIVLGIAALVGINGFGANLARSIDEQARELLGTDLVLSSSQPIDSTLRPTLDRLGRTRSREVSFASLVQFPKGQGVRLAQVRAITGGFPFYGTWRTEPESAVAQFRQATGGQRVALVDDALLAQFNAQPGDSIRVGKLTFLIAGRVRETPGQSGFSAAVAPTVFISGEALAGTGLLQRGSRVQYRTYYLFAPGTDVAKTIKPLEKRLDQANIGSDTIAERKQQTGRSFADLTRFLNLVAFVALLLGCVGVASAVSLYVREKIASVAVLRCLGARGSQALLIYLLQVAALGLAGALLGAALGTAVQLLLPRVFAEFLPVAVDIQVSWGAVAQGVLTGVLVAVLFALLPLLSIRRVSPLRTLRASFEEDTTAPDPLRYLVYGLIFVFVTGFAYLQTREVKLALGFAAGLLVALGGLAGVAAGLRWLVRRYFPTSWSYMWRQGLANLYRPNNQTLLLIISIGLGVFLMATLYITQGLLLSRVQVAGGENQPNLVLFDIQPAQRAGVAQLLTQRRLPVIQQVPIVTMRLTELNGNPTVELKKDSTNGRSRGALTREYRVTYRDSLISSEQLAEGKLPYLAADGTPHISMETGFFERLKLKLGDTLTFNVQGAPLTTIVSGTRTVDWTRVQTNFGVVFPSGVLEPAPQFYVLLTHVPDNTVLGSVQRDLVQRFPNVSAIDLGLILKTLDDILSKISFVIRFMAFFSIATGLVVLVSSVIVSRYQRVQESVLLRTLGASRRQMLRITLVEYALLGLLAAATGLVLAVLAGWALAIWVFDIGFTAAPLPLLLLAALTTVLTIVIGLFNSRDVLTRPPLAVLRGEG, encoded by the coding sequence ATGACGAATTTCATTTGGCTCTGGCGCATGGCGTGGCGCGATAGTCGCCGCAGCCGCTCCCGGCTCCTGCTGTTCAGCGCGGCCATTGTGCTAGGCATCGCAGCGCTGGTAGGCATCAATGGCTTTGGGGCCAACCTGGCGCGTAGCATCGACGAGCAGGCCCGCGAGTTGCTGGGTACTGATTTGGTGCTGTCGAGTAGCCAGCCCATCGACTCTACCCTGCGCCCTACCCTCGACCGCCTTGGCCGGACCCGCAGCCGCGAGGTATCGTTTGCCTCGCTGGTACAGTTCCCGAAAGGGCAGGGGGTGCGATTGGCGCAGGTACGCGCCATCACGGGCGGTTTTCCGTTCTATGGCACCTGGCGCACCGAGCCTGAGTCGGCAGTAGCGCAGTTCCGGCAGGCTACGGGCGGGCAGCGGGTAGCGCTGGTAGACGATGCGCTGCTGGCGCAGTTTAACGCCCAGCCTGGCGACTCTATCCGGGTAGGCAAGCTCACCTTTCTGATTGCTGGGCGCGTGCGCGAAACGCCGGGGCAATCAGGTTTTAGCGCGGCGGTGGCACCTACGGTGTTCATCTCCGGCGAGGCGCTGGCGGGCACGGGCCTGCTGCAGCGCGGCAGCCGGGTGCAGTACCGCACCTACTACCTGTTTGCGCCCGGCACTGATGTAGCGAAGACCATCAAGCCCCTGGAAAAACGCCTCGACCAGGCCAACATAGGCTCCGATACTATTGCCGAGCGCAAACAGCAAACCGGCCGTTCCTTCGCTGACCTCACCCGCTTCTTGAACCTAGTGGCGTTTGTGGCCTTGCTACTGGGCTGCGTAGGCGTGGCGAGTGCCGTAAGCCTATACGTGCGCGAGAAGATTGCCTCGGTAGCTGTGCTGCGTTGCCTGGGCGCCAGAGGCAGCCAGGCGCTGCTCATTTACCTGTTGCAGGTGGCCGCCCTGGGCTTGGCGGGCGCCCTGCTGGGGGCGGCGCTGGGCACAGCCGTGCAGCTGCTATTGCCCCGCGTGTTTGCCGAGTTCCTGCCCGTAGCGGTGGATATTCAGGTGTCGTGGGGAGCGGTGGCGCAGGGCGTGCTTACGGGTGTGCTGGTGGCGGTGTTGTTTGCCTTGTTGCCGCTGCTGAGCATCCGGCGGGTGTCGCCGCTGCGCACCTTGCGGGCCTCGTTTGAAGAAGACACTACCGCGCCCGACCCGCTGCGCTACCTCGTGTATGGGCTGATTTTCGTGTTTGTGACGGGCTTTGCCTACCTCCAAACGCGTGAGGTGAAGTTGGCGCTGGGCTTTGCGGCGGGCCTGCTGGTGGCACTGGGCGGACTGGCGGGCGTAGCGGCGGGCCTGCGCTGGCTGGTGCGTCGCTATTTCCCTACCTCCTGGAGCTACATGTGGCGGCAAGGCTTGGCTAACCTGTATCGGCCCAACAATCAAACGCTGCTGCTCATTATTTCTATCGGGCTGGGCGTGTTTCTGATGGCGACGCTGTACATCACCCAGGGCTTACTGCTGAGCCGCGTGCAGGTGGCGGGTGGCGAGAACCAGCCCAATCTGGTGCTGTTCGACATTCAGCCGGCGCAGCGGGCGGGCGTGGCGCAGTTGCTTACCCAGCGCCGCCTACCCGTCATTCAACAGGTACCCATCGTAACGATGCGGTTGACGGAGCTGAACGGCAATCCTACCGTCGAGCTAAAGAAGGACAGCACCAACGGCCGCTCACGCGGGGCTCTCACCCGCGAGTACCGCGTTACGTACCGCGACTCGCTCATTAGCTCCGAGCAACTGGCCGAAGGCAAGCTCCCCTACCTCGCCGCCGATGGCACTCCGCATATTTCCATGGAAACGGGCTTTTTCGAGCGTTTAAAGCTCAAGCTAGGCGATACGTTAACCTTCAACGTGCAGGGTGCTCCGCTTACAACCATCGTGAGTGGCACGCGCACTGTGGACTGGACGCGGGTACAAACCAACTTTGGCGTCGTGTTTCCCAGCGGCGTACTAGAGCCCGCGCCGCAGTTCTATGTACTCCTCACCCACGTGCCCGACAACACGGTGCTCGGCAGCGTGCAGCGTGATCTGGTGCAACGCTTCCCCAACGTGTCGGCCATCGACCTGGGCCTCATCCTGAAAACTCTCGACGACATCCTGAGCAAGATTTCCTTCGTGATTCGCTTCATGGCGTTCTTCAGCATTGCTACAGGCCTGGTGGTGCTCGTCAGCTCCGTGATTGTGAGCCGTTACCAGCGCGTGCAGGAAAGCGTGCTCCTGCGCACTTTAGGTGCCAGCCGCCGCCAGATGCTACGCATTACGCTGGTAGAATATGCCTTGCTGGGGTTGCTGGCAGCAGCTACGGGCCTTGTGCTGGCTGTGCTGGCCGGCTGGGCACTGGCTATTTGGGTGTTTGATATTGGCTTCACCGCCGCACCCCTACCCCTATTGCTGCTCGCGGCACTCACCACGGTCCTCACCATCGTCATCGGTCTCTTTAACAGCCGCGACGTGCTGACGCGGCCTCCGCTGGCAGTGCTGCGTGGGGAGGGCTAG